In a single window of the Streptomyces sp. HUAS ZL42 genome:
- a CDS encoding signal peptidase I, protein MALSDWLRLLTVLAARIGLGMVAGLLIWSHVPALSLGWKATAVLGESMRPRLTPGDVVVYQPLHGRRPDPGQVVVVRDPAHPSRLLVHRAAKILRDGDIVTAGDNNPAVDSTPVPPSSVLGLARLRIPGLALPVVSWREGDRGLAALTFVALAVTARVAALAPIRRGRGSVVAVPPGAPVPAAAER, encoded by the coding sequence ATGGCCCTCAGCGACTGGCTCCGGCTCCTCACCGTACTCGCGGCGCGCATCGGACTCGGCATGGTGGCGGGTCTGCTGATCTGGTCCCATGTGCCCGCACTCTCCCTCGGCTGGAAGGCGACCGCCGTCCTGGGCGAATCCATGCGCCCGCGTCTGACGCCCGGGGACGTCGTCGTGTACCAGCCGCTGCACGGCCGCAGGCCCGACCCGGGGCAGGTCGTCGTGGTGCGGGACCCCGCCCATCCGTCGCGGCTGCTCGTCCATCGCGCCGCGAAGATCCTGCGCGACGGCGACATCGTCACCGCCGGGGACAACAACCCCGCCGTCGACTCCACGCCCGTACCGCCGTCGTCGGTCCTCGGCCTCGCGCGGCTGCGCATTCCCGGGCTCGCCCTGCCGGTGGTCTCCTGGCGGGAGGGCGACCGCGGTCTCGCCGCCCTCACGTTCGTCGCGCTGGCCGTCACGGCCCGGGTGGCGGCCCTGGCCCCGATACGGCGGGGGCGCGGCAGTGTGGTGGCGGTGCCACCGGGGGCTCCCGTCCCGGCGGCGGCCGAGCGGTAG
- a CDS encoding acetyl-CoA C-acetyltransferase — MSGTNSTTSVIVAGARTPMGRLLGSLKSFSGADLGGFAIKAALDRAGIGGDQVQYVIMGQVLQAGAGQIPARQAAVKAGIPMSVPALTINKVCLSGLDAIALADQLIRAGEFDIVVAGGQESMTNAPHLLPKSREGFKYGAIEMLDAMAYDGLTDSFEGIAMGESTEKHNTRLGIQRPEQDEIAALSHQRAAAAQKNGIFEAEITPVEIPQRKGEPVVFSKDEGIRGDTTAESLGKLRPAFTKDGTITAGTASQISDGAAAVVVMSKAKAQELGLEWIAEIGAHGNVAGPDNSLQSQPSNAILHALKKEGLEVSDLDLIEINEAFAAVAVQSMKDLGVSTEKVNVNGGAIALGHPIGMSGARLVLHLALELKRRGGGVGAAALCGGGGQGDALIVRVPKA; from the coding sequence ATGTCTGGAACGAACAGCACGACCTCGGTGATCGTCGCAGGCGCGCGTACGCCCATGGGACGGTTGCTGGGCTCGCTGAAGTCCTTCTCCGGAGCCGACCTCGGCGGCTTCGCGATCAAGGCCGCCCTCGACCGTGCGGGGATCGGTGGCGACCAGGTGCAGTACGTGATCATGGGCCAGGTGCTGCAGGCCGGGGCAGGGCAGATCCCGGCACGTCAGGCCGCGGTCAAGGCGGGCATCCCGATGAGCGTGCCGGCCCTCACCATCAACAAGGTCTGTCTGTCGGGCCTCGACGCGATCGCGCTCGCCGACCAGCTGATCCGCGCGGGTGAGTTCGACATCGTCGTCGCGGGCGGCCAGGAGTCCATGACCAACGCCCCCCACCTGCTGCCGAAGTCCCGCGAGGGCTTCAAGTACGGCGCGATCGAGATGCTCGACGCGATGGCGTACGACGGCCTGACCGACTCCTTCGAGGGCATCGCCATGGGCGAGTCGACGGAGAAGCACAACACGCGCCTGGGCATCCAGCGCCCGGAGCAGGACGAGATCGCGGCGCTGTCCCACCAGCGTGCGGCCGCCGCGCAGAAGAACGGCATCTTCGAGGCGGAGATCACCCCGGTCGAGATCCCGCAGCGCAAGGGCGAGCCGGTCGTCTTCAGCAAGGACGAGGGCATCCGCGGCGACACCACGGCGGAGTCCCTGGGCAAGCTGCGCCCGGCGTTCACCAAGGACGGCACGATCACCGCCGGTACCGCCTCGCAGATCTCGGACGGAGCGGCGGCCGTGGTCGTGATGAGCAAGGCCAAGGCACAGGAGCTCGGCCTCGAGTGGATCGCGGAGATCGGCGCCCACGGCAACGTGGCGGGTCCGGACAACTCCCTGCAGTCGCAGCCCTCCAACGCCATCCTGCACGCCCTGAAGAAGGAGGGCCTGGAGGTCTCCGACCTCGACCTGATCGAGATCAACGAGGCTTTCGCGGCCGTCGCGGTCCAGTCAATGAAGGACCTCGGGGTGTCCACCGAAAAGGTGAACGTCAACGGTGGGGCGATCGCCCTGGGGCACCCGATCGGCATGTCGGGCGCACGCCTCGTGCTGCACCTGGCCCTGGAGCTGAAGCGGCGGGGCGGCGGTGTCGGTGCGGCGGCGCTGTGCGGTGGCGGTGGCCAGGGCGACGCGCTGATCGTGCGGGTCCCCAAGGCCTGA
- a CDS encoding MarR family winged helix-turn-helix transcriptional regulator: METETATRWLTDAEQCAWRTHLEVNRLLTYQLERDLQPFGLTMNDYEILVNLSESEDLRMRMSDLASATLQSKSRLSHQITRMENANLVRRENCESDRRGLYAVLTEHGLETMKKVAPHHVASVRRHFIDLLAPEALTELDKALKPIAEHLRGHRGRP, encoded by the coding sequence ATGGAGACCGAGACGGCCACGCGCTGGCTGACCGATGCGGAGCAGTGCGCTTGGCGCACCCACCTGGAGGTCAATAGGCTGTTGACGTACCAGCTCGAAAGGGACCTGCAGCCGTTCGGCCTGACAATGAACGACTACGAGATCTTGGTCAATCTCTCCGAGTCGGAGGACCTACGGATGCGGATGAGCGACCTCGCGTCCGCGACCCTCCAGTCGAAGAGCCGCCTCTCACACCAGATCACCCGCATGGAGAACGCGAACCTGGTTCGCCGTGAGAACTGCGAGTCCGACCGCCGCGGACTGTACGCGGTGCTCACCGAGCACGGCCTGGAGACGATGAAGAAGGTCGCGCCGCATCATGTGGCGTCTGTGCGGAGGCACTTCATCGATCTGCTGGCCCCCGAGGCCCTGACGGAACTCGACAAGGCCCTGAAGCCCATCGCGGAGCACCTGCGCGGGCATCGGGGACGCCCGTAG
- the mce gene encoding methylmalonyl-CoA epimerase, with product MLTRIDHIGIACFDLDKTVEFYRATYGFEVFHSEVNEEQGVREAMLKINDTSDGGASYLQLLEPTRPDSTVAKWLDKNGEGVHHIAFGTADVDGEAADIRDKGVRVLYEEPRRGSMGSRITFLHPKDCHGVLTELVTSAPVESPEH from the coding sequence ATGCTGACGCGAATCGACCACATCGGGATCGCCTGTTTCGACCTCGACAAGACCGTCGAGTTCTACCGGGCCACCTACGGCTTCGAGGTGTTCCACTCCGAGGTCAACGAGGAGCAGGGCGTGCGCGAGGCCATGCTCAAGATCAACGATACGTCCGACGGCGGTGCGTCGTACCTGCAGCTCCTGGAGCCGACGCGACCGGACTCGACCGTCGCGAAGTGGCTCGACAAGAACGGCGAGGGCGTCCACCACATCGCCTTCGGTACGGCGGATGTGGACGGCGAGGCCGCGGACATCCGCGACAAGGGGGTACGCGTTCTGTACGAAGAGCCCCGACGCGGCTCCATGGGGTCACGGATCACCTTCCTGCACCCCAAGGATTGCCACGGAGTACTGACAGAACTGGTCACTTCAGCGCCTGTTGAGTCGCCTGAGCACTGA
- a CDS encoding AIM24 family protein, translating into MYGAPGGGPTVHDPMTLPTDDNVNNYTFCVDLKGSQWFLQKGKMIAYYGSIEFNGIGHGRLDRLVRTSFHSPLHAADWVVAEGSGKMLLADRAFDVNSYDLDEGNLTIRSGNLLAFQPSLSLKQSIVPGFLTLIGTGKFVAASNGPVVFMEPPIRVDPQALVGWADCPSPCHHYDHGYMTGVMGGLRALTGLGGASGEEHQFEFVGAGTVLLQSSETLMAEQATGAVPHQAGVPGGAGGSTGPSPQAGAPRLPGQLGDLQRRFGL; encoded by the coding sequence ATGTACGGGGCTCCGGGCGGCGGCCCGACGGTGCACGACCCGATGACGCTGCCGACCGACGACAACGTCAACAACTACACCTTCTGCGTGGACCTCAAGGGCAGCCAGTGGTTCCTGCAGAAGGGGAAGATGATCGCCTACTACGGCTCGATCGAGTTCAACGGCATCGGGCACGGTCGATTGGACCGCCTCGTCCGTACGTCATTTCATTCGCCTCTGCACGCCGCCGACTGGGTCGTGGCGGAGGGCTCGGGCAAGATGCTGCTGGCCGACCGGGCTTTCGACGTGAACTCGTACGACCTGGACGAGGGCAATCTGACCATTCGCTCGGGCAATCTGCTCGCTTTTCAGCCAAGTCTGTCGCTGAAGCAATCGATCGTGCCGGGTTTTCTGACACTCATCGGAACCGGAAAGTTCGTGGCCGCATCCAACGGTCCGGTGGTGTTCATGGAGCCCCCGATCCGGGTGGATCCGCAGGCACTGGTCGGCTGGGCCGACTGCCCCTCGCCGTGCCACCACTACGACCACGGGTACATGACAGGTGTAATGGGCGGTCTACGTGCACTGACGGGCCTCGGCGGGGCCTCCGGGGAGGAGCACCAGTTCGAGTTCGTGGGGGCCGGCACCGTACTGCTCCAGTCCTCCGAAACCCTCATGGCCGAGCAGGCCACGGGGGCGGTTCCGCACCAGGCCGGAGTGCCCGGTGGCGCCGGGGGTTCCACAGGCCCTTCACCGCAAGCCGGCGCGCCGCGTCTTCCCGGACAGCTGGGAGACCTCCAGCGTCGCTTCGGGCTGTGA
- a CDS encoding ABC transporter ATP-binding protein, translated as MIEAVGLTKRYGDKTAVYNLSFQVRPGAVTGFLGPNGSGKSTTMRMILGLDNPTAGTVTIGGYPYRKLPNAPRQVGALIDAKAVHGGRAARNHLLCLAQLSGIPDRRVDEVLGVVGLQEVARRRSKGFSLGMGQRLGIAAALLGDPQVLLFDEPVNGLDPEGILWVRNLMKSLAAEGRTVFVSSHLMSEMALTADHLIVIGRGQLLADMSVTDFISANSADFARVRTPDTEPQLREKLTSALTEAGGHVLPEQDGALRVTGLALPRISDIAHDSDVRLWELSPHQASLEEAYMRMTQGAVDYRSTIDQKTGLQQPLPPGAQPPMPVPGQGQPGWYAPPPPQQGGQPFVPPQGQPAAGPYAGVQAPSGPYGAPGTPAGPYGAPGAPAGAPGASAGAPAGAGQPNPYAQPASQGQAPAQPAAAAPVQDAVARPAAAPAAADSTKPEDAR; from the coding sequence ATGATCGAAGCAGTCGGCCTGACCAAGCGCTACGGCGACAAGACCGCTGTGTACAACCTTTCCTTCCAGGTACGGCCGGGCGCCGTCACCGGCTTCCTCGGGCCCAACGGCTCGGGCAAGTCGACGACCATGAGGATGATCCTCGGCCTGGACAACCCCACCGCGGGGACGGTGACGATCGGCGGCTATCCGTACCGCAAGCTGCCGAACGCGCCGCGCCAGGTCGGGGCGCTCATCGACGCCAAGGCCGTGCACGGCGGCCGGGCCGCCCGCAACCACCTGCTGTGCCTGGCCCAGCTGTCCGGCATCCCGGACCGGCGGGTCGACGAGGTGCTCGGCGTCGTCGGCCTCCAGGAGGTGGCCAGGAGGCGGTCCAAGGGTTTCTCGCTCGGCATGGGGCAGCGGCTCGGCATCGCCGCGGCGCTCCTCGGCGACCCTCAGGTGCTGCTGTTCGACGAGCCGGTCAACGGTCTCGACCCCGAGGGCATCCTCTGGGTGCGCAACCTGATGAAGTCCCTCGCGGCGGAGGGCCGTACGGTCTTCGTCTCCTCGCACCTGATGAGCGAGATGGCGCTCACCGCCGACCACCTGATCGTCATCGGGCGCGGGCAGCTGCTCGCCGACATGAGCGTGACGGACTTCATCTCGGCCAACTCCGCGGACTTCGCGCGCGTACGGACGCCGGACACCGAGCCGCAGCTGCGCGAGAAGCTGACGTCCGCGCTCACCGAGGCGGGCGGTCATGTGCTGCCCGAGCAGGACGGGGCGCTGCGCGTGACGGGTCTCGCACTGCCGCGTATCAGCGACATCGCGCACGACTCCGACGTACGTCTGTGGGAGCTGTCGCCGCACCAGGCCTCCCTCGAGGAGGCGTACATGCGGATGACGCAGGGAGCGGTCGACTACCGCTCGACCATCGACCAGAAGACGGGCCTCCAGCAGCCGCTGCCGCCGGGCGCGCAGCCGCCGATGCCGGTGCCCGGGCAGGGTCAGCCCGGCTGGTACGCCCCGCCGCCGCCCCAGCAGGGCGGGCAGCCGTTCGTACCGCCGCAGGGGCAGCCGGCCGCGGGTCCGTACGCGGGGGTGCAGGCGCCTTCCGGGCCGTACGGGGCTCCCGGCACGCCCGCCGGGCCGTACGGAGCGCCTGGAGCGCCTGCCGGGGCTCCCGGTGCTTCAGCCGGTGCGCCGGCCGGTGCGGGGCAGCCCAACCCGTACGCGCAGCCCGCGTCGCAGGGCCAGGCTCCGGCCCAGCCTGCCGCTGCCGCGCCCGTGCAGGACGCCGTCGCCCGGCCCGCCGCCGCCCCCGCCGCCGCCGACTCCACCAAGCCCGAGGACGCCCGATGA
- the meaB gene encoding methylmalonyl Co-A mutase-associated GTPase MeaB — translation MQDVSTLVAQAREGRPRAVARLISLVEGASPQLREVMAALAPLTGGAYVVGLTGSPGVGKSTSTSALVTAYRKQGKRVGVLAVDPSSPFSGGALLGDRVRMSEHASDPGVYIRSMATRGHLGGLAWAAPQAIRVLDAAGCDVILVETVGVGQSEVEIASQADTSVVLLAPGMGDGIQAAKAGILEIGDVYVVNKADRDGADATARELNHMLGLGESRGPGDWRPPIVKTVAARAEGVDEVVEALEKHRAWMEERGVLTERRLARAAREVETIAITALRERIGDLHGDRRLSTLAEKIVAGDLDPYRAADELVAGLTRD, via the coding sequence ATGCAGGACGTCTCCACGCTGGTGGCCCAGGCCAGGGAAGGCCGGCCGCGGGCCGTGGCCCGGCTGATCTCCCTGGTGGAGGGGGCGTCCCCGCAGCTCAGGGAGGTCATGGCGGCCCTGGCCCCGCTGACGGGCGGGGCGTACGTGGTGGGCCTGACGGGCTCGCCCGGCGTCGGCAAGTCGACCTCCACGTCCGCGCTGGTGACGGCGTACCGCAAGCAGGGCAAGCGGGTCGGCGTCCTGGCCGTCGACCCGTCGTCGCCCTTCTCGGGCGGCGCCCTGCTCGGTGACCGGGTGCGGATGTCGGAGCACGCCTCCGACCCCGGCGTCTACATCCGCTCGATGGCCACACGCGGCCACCTCGGCGGCCTCGCCTGGGCCGCCCCGCAGGCGATCCGCGTGCTGGACGCGGCGGGCTGCGACGTGATCCTGGTCGAGACGGTCGGCGTCGGCCAGTCCGAGGTCGAGATCGCGTCGCAGGCCGACACATCGGTGGTCCTCCTGGCCCCCGGGATGGGCGACGGCATCCAGGCGGCCAAGGCGGGCATCCTGGAGATCGGCGACGTGTACGTCGTCAACAAGGCCGACCGGGACGGCGCGGACGCCACCGCCCGCGAGCTGAACCACATGCTGGGGCTGGGCGAGTCCCGTGGTCCCGGCGACTGGCGCCCCCCGATCGTCAAGACGGTGGCCGCCCGTGCCGAGGGCGTCGACGAGGTCGTGGAGGCCCTGGAGAAGCACCGGGCGTGGATGGAGGAGCGCGGCGTCCTCACCGAACGCCGCCTCGCCCGAGCCGCCCGCGAGGTGGAGACCATCGCCATCACGGCCCTGCGGGAGCGCATCGGCGACCTGCACGGCGACCGACGCCTGAGCACGCTGGCGGAGAAGATCGTCGCCGGTGACCTGGACCCGTACCGTGCGGCGGACGAACTGGTGGCAGGACTGACGCGGGACTGA
- the scy gene encoding polarized growth protein Scy, which translates to MRGYESQEREPAADVDHLTRFEAEMKRLKTEREKAIQHAEDLGYQVEVLRAKLHEARRTIMSRPAFDGGDIGYHAEQLLRNAQMQADQLRQEAERELSQARAQTQRILQEHAEQAARLQSELHQEAVTRRQQLDQELAERRQTVESHVNENVAWAEQLRARTESQARRLLEESRAEADQALAAARAEAERVAAEARQRLQSDAEAARAEAEQLLRRARTDAERLLNAASTQAQEATDHAEQVRSSTVSESDAARRQAGELSRAAEQRMTEAEEALRKAQIEAEKLVTEAKEAAAKAIAGAETANEQRTRTAKEQVARLVEEATKEAEATKSDAEQIIADARSEAEKIVAEASEKARSLTAEESATQLSKAARTAEDVLNKAAEDARNTTKAAAEEAERIRREAEAEADRLRSEAQDISEQLKGAAKDDTKEYRAKTVELQEEARRLRGEAEQLRADAVAEGEKIRAEARKEAVQQIEEAARSAEELLSKAKADADELRQKATTDSEKVRTEAIERATTLRRQAEETLDRTRKEAERHRAEVVEQSEALLADAERAAGELREESERAVEARRAEAAEELTRLHTEAEQRLAATEQALTDAREEAARIRREAAEETERLRTEAAERIRTLQQQAEAEADRLRTEAASDASASRAEGEAVAVRLRSEAAAEAERLKTEAQDTADRVRAEAQAAAERIATEATETLAAAQEEAARRRREAEELLGAARQEADQERERAREQSEELLAVARSRVEDAQAEAVRLVEEADRRATEMVSAAEQHAQQVRDSVSGLHEQAQEEIAGLRSAAEHAADRTRREAEEEADRVRADAYAERERATDDANRVRREAREESEAAKSLAERTMSEAIAEAERLRSDAAAHAQRVRTEVSDAIAQADQDAARTRADAREDANRIRSDAATQADTLITEARAEAERLQNETIAEAERLHSDTAADAERLRAESVARAEKLISDATSDAERLRAEAAETVGSAQQHAERIRGESERVRAEAAAEAERLVTTAREEADRTLDEARQDANKRRSEAAEQVDKLITETTAEADKLLTEAQQQALKTTADAESQADTMVGAARSEADRLVAEATVEGNSTVEKARTDADELLVGARRDATAIRERAEELRDRITNEIEDLHERARREAAETMKSTGDRCDALIKAAEEQLAKAQAKAKEIVSEANSEAGKVRIAAVKKAEGLLKEAEQKKAALVKEAEELKAEAIREARRTVEEGKRELEILVRRREDINAEISRVQDVLEALESFEAPSAGKDGGVKAGATVGAPRSGGKASES; encoded by the coding sequence GTGCGGGGCTACGAGAGCCAGGAGCGGGAGCCGGCGGCTGACGTCGACCACCTCACTCGGTTCGAAGCCGAGATGAAACGGCTGAAGACCGAGCGGGAAAAGGCGATCCAGCACGCCGAGGACCTCGGCTACCAGGTCGAGGTGCTGCGCGCCAAGTTGCACGAGGCGCGGCGCACCATCATGTCCCGGCCCGCCTTCGACGGCGGGGACATCGGCTACCACGCCGAGCAGTTGCTGCGCAACGCCCAGATGCAGGCCGATCAGCTGCGCCAGGAGGCCGAGCGTGAGCTCAGCCAGGCCCGGGCGCAGACCCAGCGGATCCTCCAGGAGCACGCCGAGCAGGCCGCCCGCCTGCAGTCCGAGCTGCACCAGGAGGCGGTCACCCGCCGTCAGCAGCTGGACCAGGAGCTGGCGGAGCGCCGGCAGACCGTCGAATCGCACGTCAACGAGAACGTGGCGTGGGCGGAGCAGCTGCGCGCCCGCACCGAGTCACAGGCCCGCCGGCTCCTCGAGGAGTCGCGGGCCGAGGCCGACCAGGCCCTGGCGGCCGCGCGCGCCGAGGCCGAGCGGGTGGCCGCGGAGGCCCGGCAGCGCCTGCAGAGCGACGCCGAGGCGGCCCGCGCGGAGGCCGAGCAGCTCCTGCGCCGGGCCCGCACGGACGCCGAGCGGCTGCTGAACGCCGCGTCCACCCAGGCCCAGGAGGCCACCGACCACGCCGAGCAGGTACGCAGCTCCACGGTCTCGGAGTCGGACGCCGCCCGCCGCCAGGCCGGCGAGCTGAGCCGTGCCGCCGAGCAGCGCATGACCGAGGCCGAGGAAGCGCTGCGCAAGGCGCAGATCGAGGCCGAGAAGCTGGTCACCGAGGCCAAGGAGGCCGCCGCCAAGGCGATCGCCGGCGCGGAGACGGCCAACGAGCAGCGCACGCGTACGGCGAAGGAGCAGGTCGCCCGGCTGGTCGAGGAGGCCACCAAGGAGGCCGAGGCCACCAAGTCGGACGCCGAACAAATCATCGCGGACGCCCGCTCCGAGGCGGAGAAGATCGTCGCGGAGGCCTCCGAGAAGGCCCGTTCGCTCACCGCCGAGGAGAGCGCGACCCAGCTGTCCAAAGCTGCCAGGACCGCCGAGGACGTCCTCAACAAGGCGGCGGAGGACGCCAGGAACACCACCAAGGCCGCGGCCGAGGAGGCCGAGCGGATCCGCCGCGAGGCGGAGGCCGAGGCGGACCGGCTGCGCTCCGAGGCGCAGGACATCTCCGAGCAGCTCAAGGGCGCTGCGAAGGACGACACCAAGGAGTACCGCGCCAAGACGGTCGAACTGCAGGAGGAGGCCCGCCGGCTGCGCGGCGAGGCCGAGCAGTTGCGTGCCGACGCGGTCGCCGAGGGCGAGAAGATCCGCGCGGAGGCCCGCAAGGAGGCCGTCCAGCAGATCGAGGAGGCGGCCAGGTCCGCCGAGGAGCTGCTCTCCAAGGCGAAGGCCGACGCGGACGAGCTGCGCCAGAAGGCCACGACGGACAGCGAGAAGGTCCGTACGGAGGCCATCGAGCGCGCGACCACCCTGCGCCGGCAGGCCGAGGAGACCCTCGACCGCACCCGTAAGGAGGCCGAGCGGCACCGGGCCGAGGTCGTCGAGCAGTCCGAGGCGCTCTTGGCGGACGCCGAGCGGGCCGCGGGCGAACTGCGCGAGGAGTCCGAGCGGGCGGTCGAGGCCCGGCGGGCGGAGGCCGCCGAGGAACTGACGCGGCTGCACACGGAGGCCGAGCAGCGGCTCGCCGCCACCGAGCAGGCGCTGACCGACGCCCGGGAGGAGGCCGCGCGGATCCGCCGCGAGGCCGCCGAGGAGACCGAGCGGCTGCGCACCGAGGCCGCCGAACGGATCCGCACGCTCCAGCAGCAGGCCGAGGCGGAGGCCGACCGGCTGCGCACCGAGGCCGCGTCCGACGCGTCCGCGTCCCGCGCCGAGGGCGAGGCCGTCGCCGTACGCCTGCGGTCGGAGGCCGCTGCCGAGGCCGAGCGGCTGAAGACGGAGGCCCAGGACACCGCCGACCGGGTACGGGCGGAGGCGCAGGCCGCCGCCGAGCGGATCGCGACGGAGGCCACGGAGACGCTGGCGGCCGCCCAGGAGGAGGCCGCCCGCCGTCGCCGCGAGGCCGAGGAACTCCTCGGCGCCGCCCGTCAGGAGGCCGATCAGGAGCGCGAGCGGGCCCGCGAGCAGAGCGAGGAACTGCTCGCCGTGGCGCGCAGCCGCGTGGAGGACGCGCAGGCCGAGGCCGTACGTCTGGTCGAGGAGGCCGACCGGCGCGCCACCGAGATGGTGTCGGCGGCCGAGCAGCACGCCCAGCAGGTACGGGACTCCGTGTCCGGGCTGCACGAGCAGGCCCAGGAGGAGATCGCCGGGTTGCGCTCCGCCGCCGAGCACGCGGCGGACCGTACCCGGCGGGAGGCCGAGGAGGAGGCGGACCGGGTCCGCGCCGACGCCTATGCCGAGCGGGAGCGGGCCACCGACGACGCCAACCGGGTGCGGCGCGAGGCGCGGGAGGAGTCGGAGGCCGCCAAGTCGCTGGCCGAGCGCACGATGTCGGAGGCGATCGCGGAGGCCGAGCGGCTGCGCTCGGACGCCGCCGCGCACGCCCAGCGGGTCCGCACGGAGGTGTCGGACGCCATCGCCCAGGCCGACCAGGACGCGGCGCGCACCCGGGCGGACGCCCGCGAGGACGCCAACCGGATCCGGTCGGACGCGGCGACGCAGGCGGACACGCTCATCACCGAGGCGCGCGCCGAGGCCGAGCGGCTGCAGAACGAGACCATCGCGGAGGCCGAGCGGCTGCACTCCGATACGGCCGCGGACGCCGAGCGGCTGCGCGCCGAGTCGGTCGCCCGGGCCGAGAAGCTCATCTCGGACGCCACCAGCGACGCCGAGCGGCTGCGCGCGGAGGCCGCCGAGACGGTCGGCTCGGCGCAGCAGCACGCCGAGCGGATCCGGGGCGAGTCCGAGCGGGTGCGGGCCGAGGCGGCGGCGGAGGCCGAACGGCTCGTCACCACGGCGCGCGAGGAGGCCGACCGAACGCTGGACGAGGCCCGCCAGGACGCCAACAAGCGGCGCTCCGAGGCGGCCGAGCAGGTCGACAAGCTCATCACGGAGACCACCGCAGAGGCGGACAAGCTGCTGACCGAGGCACAGCAGCAGGCGCTGAAGACGACCGCGGACGCCGAGTCCCAGGCGGACACCATGGTGGGCGCGGCCCGCTCGGAGGCCGACCGGCTGGTCGCCGAGGCGACGGTCGAGGGCAACTCGACGGTGGAGAAGGCCCGTACGGACGCGGACGAGCTGCTCGTCGGTGCCCGCCGGGACGCCACCGCGATCAGGGAGCGCGCGGAGGAGCTGCGCGACCGCATCACGAACGAGATCGAGGATCTGCACGAGCGGGCCCGCCGCGAGGCCGCCGAGACGATGAAGTCGACCGGTGACCGCTGCGACGCGCTCATCAAGGCCGCGGAGGAGCAGCTCGCCAAGGCGCAGGCGAAGGCCAAGGAGATCGTCTCGGAGGCCAACTCCGAGGCGGGCAAGGTGCGTATCGCCGCCGTGAAGAAGGCCGAGGGGCTGCTCAAGGAGGCCGAGCAGAAGAAGGCCGCGCTCGTGAAGGAGGCCGAGGAGCTCAAGGCCGAGGCGATCCGCGAGGCCAGGCGCACGGTCGAGGAGGGCAAGCGCGAGCTGGAGATCCTGGTGCGCCGTCGCGAGGACATCAACGCCGAGATCTCCCGGGTCCAGGACGTCCTGGAGGCTTTGGAGTCCTTCGAGGCGCCCTCGGCGGGCAAGGACGGCGGGGTCAAGGCGGGCGCGACCGTCGGAGCCCCTCGATCGGGTGGCAAGGCCTCGGAGAGCTAG
- a CDS encoding cellulose-binding protein has protein sequence MSDTSPYGFELVRRGYDRAQVDERISKLVSDRDSALARITALEKRIEELHLETQNAQAAVTDAEPSYAGLGARVEKILRLAEEEAKDLREEARRAAEQHRELAESAAQQVRNDAESFAAERKSKAEDEGVRIVEKAKSDASQLRAEAQKDAQSKREEADALFEETRAKAAQAAADFETNLAKRREQSERDLASRQAKAEKRLAEIEHRAEQLRLEAEKLRTDAERRARQTVETAQRQAEDIVADANAKADRIRSESERELAALTNRRDSINAQLTNVREMLATLTGAAVAAAGTPADDEPISRGVPAQQTR, from the coding sequence ATGAGCGACACTTCCCCCTACGGCTTCGAGCTTGTGCGGCGTGGATACGACCGCGCTCAGGTGGACGAACGGATCTCCAAGCTCGTCTCCGATCGTGACAGCGCTCTCGCCCGCATCACCGCTCTGGAAAAGCGCATCGAGGAGCTCCACCTCGAGACGCAGAACGCCCAGGCCGCCGTGACCGACGCCGAGCCGTCGTATGCCGGACTCGGCGCGCGTGTCGAGAAGATCCTCCGCCTCGCCGAGGAAGAGGCCAAGGATCTGCGCGAGGAGGCCAGGCGCGCGGCCGAGCAGCACCGCGAGCTCGCCGAGTCCGCGGCCCAGCAGGTCCGCAACGACGCGGAGTCGTTCGCCGCGGAGCGCAAGTCCAAGGCCGAGGACGAGGGCGTCCGGATCGTCGAGAAGGCCAAGAGTGACGCCTCCCAGCTGCGTGCCGAGGCGCAGAAGGACGCGCAGTCCAAGCGCGAGGAGGCGGACGCGCTCTTCGAGGAGACCCGCGCCAAGGCCGCGCAGGCCGCCGCCGACTTCGAGACGAACCTCGCCAAGCGGCGTGAGCAGTCCGAGCGCGACCTGGCGTCCCGCCAGGCCAAGGCCGAGAAGCGGCTCGCGGAGATCGAGCACCGGGCGGAGCAGCTGCGTCTGGAGGCGGAGAAGCTGCGCACCGACGCGGAGCGCCGCGCCCGCCAGACCGTCGAGACGGCGCAGCGCCAGGCCGAGGACATCGTGGCCGACGCGAACGCCAAGGCGGACCGCATCCGCTCGGAATCCGAGCGCGAGCTCGCTGCGCTGACCAACCGCCGCGACTCGATCAACGCGCAGCTGACCAATGTGCGCGAGATGCTGGCGACGCTCACGGGTGCGGCCGTGGCCGCGGCCGGCACGCCGGCCGACGACGAGCCGATCTCCCGGGGGGTCCCGGCTCAGCAGACTCGGTGA